A single window of Usitatibacter rugosus DNA harbors:
- a CDS encoding 4Fe-4S binding protein, producing the protein MASTGIALDDRLSLESRGWTIDPDSGEVKRHALASLANLEPPAAIASVTYVSHGNVLIVAGRDSARARLCAASVASDLHVTLLDAGPARVDDAYAVWGGSVESLAGYLGEFVATFSKLDPGMAARGTHAKFDLVLDFSVPPLFGMHQPPQGYYRAPADAGALEAVLQELREAVGEFEKPRYFAYRESLCAHERSSITGCNACIEVCSTSAIAADGDKVKVDPHLCMGCGACSTVCPSGAMGYQYPRPADRGAQLKSVLSAYRHAGGKDACILFHNGTDGREALQQSASTGEGLPANVIPLETWHVAAIGPDLLLGAIAFGASRVAVLCAGSETPEYVRALEEQMAFAQTVLSALGYAGTHFAVVESPALAAGAANTAVSVPATYMMSNDKRTAIEFAVEHLVRHAPQPQQEIALAPGAAYGEVLVDAKKCTLCLACAGACPASALMDGGDQPMLRFLERNCVQCGLCEKTCPEDAITLNPRLLLTPAVREVRVLNETRPFHCVLCAKPFGTERMVSTMIGRLAGHSMFATEEARRRLQMCADCRVVDMMSNKQEASVLKL; encoded by the coding sequence ATGGCGTCGACGGGGATCGCACTCGACGACCGGCTTTCCCTCGAGAGCCGGGGTTGGACGATTGACCCCGATTCCGGAGAGGTCAAGCGCCACGCGCTGGCCTCCCTCGCGAACCTCGAACCGCCCGCCGCCATCGCCAGCGTCACCTACGTCTCGCACGGCAACGTCCTCATCGTTGCCGGCCGCGACAGCGCGCGCGCCCGTCTTTGCGCCGCGAGCGTCGCATCCGATCTTCACGTCACGCTGCTCGACGCCGGCCCGGCCCGCGTCGATGACGCCTATGCGGTCTGGGGGGGCAGCGTCGAGTCGCTGGCGGGCTACCTGGGCGAGTTCGTCGCCACGTTCTCCAAGCTTGATCCCGGCATGGCCGCGCGCGGCACGCATGCGAAGTTCGACCTCGTCCTCGATTTCTCGGTGCCGCCTCTCTTCGGGATGCACCAGCCGCCGCAGGGCTACTACCGCGCGCCCGCCGATGCTGGCGCCCTCGAGGCCGTATTGCAGGAGCTGCGCGAAGCCGTCGGCGAGTTCGAGAAGCCGCGCTACTTCGCCTACCGCGAGAGCCTCTGCGCGCACGAGCGTTCCAGCATCACCGGGTGCAACGCGTGCATCGAGGTGTGCTCCACCTCCGCGATCGCGGCGGACGGCGACAAGGTCAAGGTCGATCCGCACCTGTGCATGGGATGCGGCGCCTGCTCGACGGTGTGCCCGTCGGGTGCGATGGGCTACCAGTACCCGCGTCCCGCGGACCGCGGAGCGCAGCTGAAGTCGGTGCTCTCCGCGTATCGCCATGCCGGCGGCAAGGACGCGTGCATCCTCTTCCACAACGGCACCGATGGCCGCGAGGCACTGCAGCAGAGCGCCTCGACGGGCGAGGGGCTTCCGGCGAATGTGATTCCGCTGGAAACCTGGCATGTGGCCGCCATCGGTCCGGACCTGTTGCTGGGCGCCATCGCATTCGGCGCGAGCCGCGTCGCGGTGCTGTGCGCCGGCTCGGAAACGCCCGAATACGTGCGCGCGCTCGAGGAGCAGATGGCGTTCGCGCAGACGGTCCTCTCGGCCCTCGGGTATGCGGGAACGCACTTCGCGGTCGTCGAGTCGCCGGCGCTCGCAGCCGGGGCAGCCAATACGGCCGTGAGCGTTCCGGCCACTTATATGATGTCGAACGACAAGCGCACGGCGATCGAATTCGCCGTGGAGCATCTTGTCCGCCATGCACCGCAGCCGCAGCAGGAGATCGCGCTCGCCCCGGGCGCGGCCTACGGCGAGGTGCTCGTCGATGCGAAGAAATGCACGCTGTGCCTGGCCTGCGCGGGCGCGTGCCCGGCCTCGGCCCTCATGGATGGCGGCGACCAGCCGATGCTTCGCTTCCTGGAGCGCAACTGCGTCCAGTGCGGCCTGTGCGAGAAGACGTGCCCGGAAGACGCGATCACGCTCAACCCCCGGCTGCTGCTCACGCCCGCGGTGCGCGAGGTGCGAGTCCTCAACGAGACGCGTCCGTTCCACTGCGTGCTGTGCGCCAAGCCCTTCGGTACCGAGCGGATGGTCTCCACGATGATCGGACGGCTCGCAGGGCATTCGATGTTCGCCACCGAGGAGGCCCGCCGCCGGCTGCAGATGTGCGCCGACTGCCGCGTGGTCGACATGATGTCCAACAAGCAGGAAGCGTCGGTGCTGAAGCTATGA
- a CDS encoding GNAT family N-acetyltransferase, whose translation MLSPVTLAGTHARLVPLEASHAVALAEAVRDGELWRLWYTAIPKPEGMAAEIERRLGLQRDGRMLPFAVLDAQGIPVGMTTYMNVDAVHKRVEIGSTWYAKRVQRSALNTECKLLLLTHAFEKVECIAVEFRTHRFNEQSRKGIERLGAQLDGILRSHQRMADGTLRDTCVYSITREEWPVVRTHLRWQLDRPRG comes from the coding sequence ATGCTCTCGCCGGTCACGCTGGCCGGGACGCACGCCCGGCTGGTTCCGCTGGAGGCCTCGCACGCCGTCGCGCTCGCCGAGGCGGTGCGCGACGGCGAGCTCTGGCGCCTCTGGTACACCGCGATCCCCAAGCCCGAGGGCATGGCCGCCGAGATCGAGCGCCGACTCGGGCTCCAGCGCGACGGCAGGATGCTGCCCTTCGCCGTGCTCGATGCGCAGGGCATCCCGGTCGGGATGACGACCTACATGAACGTGGACGCCGTGCACAAGCGCGTGGAGATCGGCAGCACGTGGTATGCGAAGCGCGTGCAGCGGAGCGCCCTCAATACCGAGTGCAAGCTCCTGCTGCTCACGCACGCGTTCGAGAAGGTGGAGTGCATCGCGGTGGAGTTCCGTACGCACCGCTTCAACGAACAGAGCCGCAAGGGCATCGAGCGGCTGGGCGCGCAGCTGGACGGGATCCTCCGCAGCCACCAGCGCATGGCCGACGGAACGCTGCGCGACACCTGCGTCTACAGCATCACGCGCGAGGAATGGCCGGTGGTGCGCACGCACCTGCGCTGGCAGCTGGACAGGCCGCGCGGCTAG
- a CDS encoding superoxide dismutase family protein, producing the protein MIRLALTLATALAAAGCASHTNYESPYIPGRLATAKLEPTKGNETSGTVTFTQRGDTTWVTANVSGLKPNATHGFHVHEKGDCSSGDGMSTGGHFNPTGSPHAAHDAAAHHAGDLPSLIADAQGKASLKFETKAIGVDSGQPTDVVGKGLIVHANPDDYTTQPTGNAGPRIACAVIQKS; encoded by the coding sequence ATGATCCGCCTCGCCCTCACGCTCGCCACCGCCCTCGCCGCGGCCGGTTGTGCCTCGCACACGAACTACGAGTCCCCCTACATTCCGGGCCGCCTGGCCACCGCGAAGCTCGAGCCCACCAAGGGCAACGAGACCTCGGGCACGGTGACGTTCACCCAGCGCGGCGATACGACGTGGGTCACGGCGAACGTCTCGGGGCTGAAGCCCAACGCGACGCATGGCTTCCACGTGCACGAGAAGGGGGACTGCAGCTCGGGCGACGGCATGAGCACCGGAGGACACTTCAATCCCACCGGCTCGCCCCACGCGGCCCACGATGCCGCCGCGCACCATGCCGGCGACCTGCCGAGCCTGATCGCCGACGCGCAGGGCAAGGCCTCGCTCAAGTTCGAGACGAAGGCAATCGGCGTCGACAGCGGCCAGCCCACGGACGTGGTCGGCAAGGGCCTCATCGTCCACGCCAACCCGGACGACTACACGACCCAGCCCACGGGCAATGCCGGGCCGCGCATCGCCTGCGCGGTGATCCAGAAGTCCTGA
- a CDS encoding TorD/DmsD family molecular chaperone, with the protein MTVAAPARVQMHRSLAPEDQARADFYALLARLLRGSPDNELLASIAAAGEFPAEGDPALARAWNVLVSAASVMDADAGSDEYHKVFEGVGAAEVSIYSAFYIGASAVDHPRVKLLGDLADLGLARRETVTEPDDHWAALLDVMRVLIAGGAGRSAATVAEQRRFYQAHVEPGLAAFCKATLAAPSANFYRKVADLGLAFEALETEAFRLD; encoded by the coding sequence ATGACCGTTGCCGCCCCCGCCCGCGTCCAGATGCATCGCAGCCTCGCGCCCGAGGACCAGGCGCGCGCCGATTTCTACGCGCTCCTCGCACGCCTGCTGCGCGGCTCGCCGGACAACGAGTTGCTGGCTTCCATCGCCGCCGCGGGCGAATTCCCCGCGGAGGGTGATCCGGCCCTCGCTCGCGCGTGGAACGTGCTCGTCTCCGCCGCCTCGGTGATGGATGCCGACGCGGGGTCCGACGAGTACCACAAGGTTTTCGAAGGCGTGGGCGCGGCGGAGGTTTCCATCTACTCCGCGTTCTACATCGGCGCGTCCGCCGTGGACCATCCGCGCGTGAAGCTCCTGGGCGACCTCGCCGACCTCGGCCTCGCGCGCCGCGAAACGGTGACGGAGCCCGATGACCACTGGGCCGCGCTCCTCGACGTGATGCGCGTGTTGATCGCCGGTGGAGCGGGGCGCAGTGCCGCCACCGTCGCGGAGCAGCGCCGCTTCTACCAGGCGCACGTGGAGCCCGGGCTCGCCGCCTTCTGCAAGGCGACGCTGGCCGCCCCGAGCGCCAACTTCTACCGCAAGGTCGCGGACCTCGGACTCGCGTTCGAGGCCCTCGAGACCGAAGCATTCCGTCTGGATTGA
- the fdh3B gene encoding formate dehydrogenase FDH3 subunit beta produces MARMKFICDAERCIECNGCVTACKSEHEVPWGVNRRRLVTVNDGVPGERSISVACMHCSDAPCMAVCPVDCFYKTDEGVVLHDKDLCIGCGYCFYACPFGAPQFPQAGAFGLRGKMDKCTYCAGGPEENHSAEEFRKYGRNRLAEGKLPACAEMCSTKALLAGDAPVITAIYKTRVTTRGKGEEIWGWAMAYGGSDKLSDQKVADSPAPGGKA; encoded by the coding sequence ATGGCACGAATGAAATTCATCTGTGACGCCGAGCGCTGCATCGAGTGCAATGGCTGCGTGACCGCCTGCAAGAGCGAGCACGAGGTGCCCTGGGGCGTGAACCGCCGCAGGCTCGTGACCGTGAACGACGGTGTTCCCGGCGAGCGCTCCATCTCGGTCGCGTGCATGCACTGCTCGGACGCGCCCTGCATGGCGGTCTGCCCCGTCGATTGCTTCTACAAGACCGACGAGGGCGTGGTCCTCCACGACAAGGATCTTTGCATCGGCTGCGGCTACTGCTTCTACGCCTGCCCGTTCGGAGCCCCGCAGTTCCCGCAGGCGGGCGCCTTCGGCCTGCGCGGCAAGATGGACAAGTGCACCTACTGCGCCGGCGGCCCCGAGGAGAACCACTCCGCGGAGGAGTTCCGCAAGTACGGCCGCAACCGCCTCGCCGAGGGCAAGCTCCCCGCCTGCGCGGAGATGTGCTCGACCAAGGCGCTGCTGGCCGGCGACGCGCCGGTGATCACCGCCATCTACAAGACGCGCGTCACGACCCGCGGCAAGGGCGAGGAAATCTGGGGATGGGCCATGGCCTACGGCGGGAGCGACAAGCTCTCCGACCAGAAGGTCGCGGACTCGCCGGCACCGGGAGGCAAGGCATGA
- a CDS encoding formate dehydrogenase subunit gamma, whose protein sequence is MKASQAKLGALLLGAFLYLPLGVGAQQPPAAPAASPPAASPAPAAPDAAKPAVEAAKPAPVAPTPAAGSTAVPGWNNPPQDWDRVDRKPQYASVPGRETNVLIQGSGHEWRKFRNGPLTQYGGWLMVIVLAAIAVFYLIKGKVRLQGPRTGRLIERFNSIERLSHWTMAISFVVLAISGIVILFGKYIVMPWLGHAAFSTVTIACKTVHNFVGPLFIFSLVVMFLLYVKDNWPNAGDIKWLVRLGGMFSKSHDEVPSGRFNGGEKAWFWGGLVFLGLAVSITGLILDFPNWNQGREVMQQSNVIHAIAAILFISASFAHIYLGTIGMEGAYEGMRHGFVDETWAKEHHALWYDEVKAGKRPERITGTATGAAQPAVGD, encoded by the coding sequence ATGAAGGCAAGCCAAGCCAAGCTGGGCGCGCTGCTGCTGGGCGCGTTCCTGTACCTCCCGCTGGGCGTGGGCGCCCAGCAGCCCCCTGCAGCGCCCGCGGCATCGCCGCCCGCAGCATCGCCGGCGCCCGCGGCGCCCGATGCGGCCAAGCCGGCCGTCGAGGCCGCGAAGCCCGCGCCCGTCGCGCCGACGCCGGCCGCAGGCTCCACCGCGGTGCCGGGATGGAACAATCCGCCGCAGGACTGGGACCGCGTGGACCGCAAGCCCCAATACGCGTCCGTCCCGGGCCGCGAGACCAACGTCCTCATCCAGGGCTCGGGTCACGAGTGGCGCAAGTTCCGCAATGGCCCGCTCACGCAGTACGGCGGGTGGCTCATGGTGATCGTGCTGGCCGCGATCGCGGTCTTCTACCTCATCAAGGGCAAGGTCCGCCTGCAGGGCCCGCGCACCGGCAGGCTGATCGAGCGCTTCAATTCGATCGAGCGCCTGTCGCACTGGACCATGGCGATCAGCTTCGTGGTGCTGGCGATCTCGGGCATCGTGATCCTCTTCGGCAAGTACATCGTGATGCCCTGGCTCGGCCACGCGGCCTTCTCGACCGTCACCATCGCCTGCAAGACCGTGCACAACTTCGTGGGGCCGCTCTTCATCTTCTCGCTGGTGGTGATGTTCCTGCTCTACGTGAAGGACAACTGGCCCAACGCCGGCGACATCAAGTGGCTCGTGCGCCTGGGCGGCATGTTCTCGAAGTCGCACGACGAGGTGCCCTCGGGCCGCTTCAACGGCGGCGAGAAGGCGTGGTTCTGGGGCGGGCTCGTGTTCCTGGGCCTCGCCGTCAGCATCACGGGCCTCATCCTCGACTTCCCCAACTGGAACCAGGGCCGCGAGGTGATGCAGCAATCCAACGTGATCCACGCGATCGCGGCGATCCTCTTCATCTCCGCCTCGTTCGCGCACATCTACCTGGGCACGATCGGCATGGAAGGCGCCTACGAGGGCATGCGCCACGGCTTCGTCGACGAGACGTGGGCCAAGGAGCACCACGCGCTCTGGTACGACGAAGTGAAGGCCGGCAAGCGCCCCGAGCGGATCACGGGCACGGCCACCGGTGCGGCCCAGCCGGCGGTGGGGGACTGA
- a CDS encoding formate dehydrogenase subunit alpha — MLLTRKSEGRAEARNPLSRAMSSLAAKTVDRRAFLKGSGIAAGTAAFASQLPLNFIGEAQAQAPKAGKTEVKRSVCTHCSVGCSIDAVVQDGVWVRQEPVFDSPLNLGAHCAKGASVREHGMVEHSHRLKYPMKLEGGKYKRISWDQAINEIGDKLLKIRKESGPDATFWIGSSKHNNEQSYLFRKFVSMFGTNNMDHQARICHSTTVAGVANTWGYGAMTNSYNDLQNTKCMFFIGSNAAEAHPVSMLHALHAKETGAKMIVADPRFTRTAAKADQYIRFRSGADVALLFGMLYHIFNNGWEDQKYINDRVYGMDKVREDVMKKWTPDKVTDVTGVSEADVYKAAETMAKNKPSTIIWCMGQTQHSIGNAFVRASCILQLALGNIGIAGGGANIYRGHDNVQGATDIGPNPDSLPGYYGIAAGAWKHWCRVWGVDYEWMKSQFQNVAMMEKPGMTVSRWIDGVLEKNELIDQDSNLRAIVYWGHAPNSQTRGLEMKQAMEKVDMMVIIDPYPTAAAAMPDRQDGVYLLPAATQFETSGSVTASNRSLQWREKIIEPLFESKPDHTIMYAFAKKFGFADQFVKNVKLVKDKTGWDEPLIEDVTREFNKGSWTIGYTGQSPERLKAHMRLMGHFDVKTLRATESVIDKETGYDIKGDYFGLPWPCYGTPELKHPGSPVLYRTDLKMMDGGGCFRANFGVSKDGVNLLAEDGSHSKDSDITTGFPEFDHVLMKKLGWWSELTPEEAKEAEGKNWKTDLSGGIQRVCMVNHNVHFWGNAKARAVVWNFPDAIPQHREPLYSPRADLVAKYPTHDDKKAFWRLPTLFKTVQQKAVADKVHEKYPIILTSGRLVEYEGGGDETRSNPWLAELQQENFVEINTKDAESRGIKYWDFAWVSTPSGAKIKVRALVTERVGPGTSFIPFHFAGWWQGKDLVGKYPDGSAPIVRGEAVNTATTYGYDSVTMMQETKTTLCNIERA, encoded by the coding sequence ATGCTACTCACGAGAAAATCCGAAGGCCGCGCCGAAGCCCGCAACCCGCTCTCGCGCGCCATGTCCTCGCTCGCCGCGAAGACCGTCGACCGCCGCGCCTTCCTGAAGGGCTCGGGCATCGCGGCCGGCACCGCCGCGTTCGCGAGCCAGCTGCCGCTCAACTTCATCGGCGAGGCCCAGGCGCAGGCGCCCAAGGCCGGCAAGACGGAGGTGAAGCGAAGCGTCTGCACCCACTGCTCGGTCGGCTGCTCGATCGACGCCGTGGTGCAGGACGGCGTGTGGGTCCGCCAGGAGCCCGTGTTCGATTCGCCGCTCAACCTGGGCGCGCACTGCGCCAAGGGCGCCTCGGTGCGCGAGCACGGCATGGTCGAGCACTCGCACCGCCTCAAGTACCCGATGAAGCTGGAGGGCGGCAAGTACAAGCGCATCTCCTGGGACCAGGCCATCAACGAGATCGGCGACAAGCTGCTCAAGATCCGCAAGGAGAGCGGCCCCGACGCGACGTTCTGGATCGGCTCGTCCAAGCACAACAACGAGCAGTCCTATCTCTTCCGCAAGTTCGTCTCCATGTTCGGCACCAACAACATGGACCACCAGGCGCGCATCTGCCACTCGACCACGGTCGCGGGCGTGGCGAACACCTGGGGCTACGGGGCGATGACGAACTCGTACAACGACCTGCAGAACACCAAGTGCATGTTCTTCATCGGCTCCAACGCCGCCGAGGCGCACCCGGTGTCGATGCTGCACGCGCTCCATGCCAAGGAGACGGGCGCCAAGATGATCGTGGCCGACCCGCGCTTCACGCGCACCGCGGCCAAGGCGGACCAGTACATCCGCTTCCGCTCCGGGGCCGACGTGGCGCTGCTCTTCGGCATGCTGTACCACATCTTCAACAACGGCTGGGAAGACCAGAAGTACATCAACGACCGCGTCTACGGCATGGACAAGGTCCGCGAAGACGTCATGAAGAAGTGGACGCCGGACAAGGTCACCGACGTGACCGGCGTGTCGGAAGCCGACGTGTACAAGGCCGCCGAGACGATGGCGAAGAACAAGCCCTCCACGATCATCTGGTGCATGGGCCAGACCCAGCACTCGATCGGCAACGCCTTCGTGCGCGCTTCCTGCATCCTGCAGCTCGCCCTCGGCAACATCGGCATCGCGGGCGGCGGCGCCAACATCTATCGCGGCCACGACAACGTGCAGGGCGCGACCGACATCGGCCCCAACCCCGATTCGCTGCCGGGCTACTACGGCATCGCCGCCGGCGCCTGGAAGCACTGGTGCCGCGTCTGGGGCGTGGACTACGAGTGGATGAAGAGCCAGTTCCAGAACGTGGCGATGATGGAGAAGCCGGGCATGACCGTCTCGCGCTGGATCGACGGCGTGCTCGAGAAGAACGAGCTCATCGACCAGGACAGCAACCTGAGGGCGATCGTCTACTGGGGCCACGCGCCCAACTCGCAGACGCGCGGCCTCGAGATGAAGCAGGCGATGGAGAAGGTCGACATGATGGTCATCATCGACCCGTACCCCACCGCCGCCGCGGCGATGCCGGATCGGCAAGACGGCGTCTACCTGCTGCCGGCCGCGACGCAGTTCGAAACTTCGGGCTCGGTCACGGCCTCCAACCGCTCCCTCCAGTGGCGCGAGAAGATCATCGAGCCGCTGTTCGAGTCGAAGCCCGACCACACGATCATGTACGCCTTCGCCAAGAAGTTCGGCTTCGCGGACCAGTTCGTGAAGAACGTGAAGCTGGTGAAGGACAAGACCGGCTGGGACGAGCCGCTGATCGAGGACGTCACGCGCGAGTTCAACAAGGGCTCGTGGACCATCGGCTACACCGGCCAGTCGCCGGAGCGGCTGAAGGCCCACATGCGCTTGATGGGCCACTTCGACGTGAAGACGCTTCGCGCCACCGAGTCGGTGATCGACAAGGAAACCGGCTACGACATCAAGGGCGACTACTTCGGCCTGCCGTGGCCCTGCTACGGAACGCCGGAGCTGAAGCACCCGGGCTCGCCGGTGCTCTATCGCACCGACCTCAAGATGATGGACGGCGGCGGCTGCTTCCGCGCCAACTTCGGCGTCAGCAAGGACGGCGTGAACCTCCTCGCGGAGGACGGCTCGCACTCGAAGGATTCCGACATCACGACGGGCTTCCCCGAGTTCGACCACGTTCTCATGAAGAAGCTCGGCTGGTGGAGCGAGCTCACGCCCGAGGAGGCGAAGGAAGCCGAGGGCAAGAACTGGAAGACCGACCTTTCCGGCGGCATCCAGCGCGTCTGCATGGTCAACCACAACGTGCACTTCTGGGGCAACGCCAAGGCGCGCGCCGTGGTGTGGAATTTCCCGGATGCCATTCCGCAGCACCGCGAGCCGCTCTACAGCCCGCGGGCCGACCTCGTGGCGAAGTACCCGACCCACGACGACAAGAAGGCCTTCTGGCGCCTGCCGACGCTCTTCAAGACGGTGCAGCAGAAGGCCGTCGCGGACAAGGTGCACGAGAAGTACCCGATCATCCTCACCTCGGGCCGCCTCGTCGAATACGAAGGCGGCGGCGACGAGACGCGCTCCAACCCGTGGCTGGCCGAGCTGCAGCAGGAGAACTTCGTCGAGATCAACACGAAGGACGCCGAATCGCGCGGCATCAAGTACTGGGACTTCGCGTGGGTCTCCACGCCCTCGGGCGCCAAGATCAAGGTGCGGGCGCTCGTCACCGAGCGCGTCGGCCCGGGCACGAGCTTCATCCCGTTCCACTTCGCCGGCTGGTGGCAGGGCAAGGACCTGGTCGGGAAGTATCCGGACGGCTCCGCGCCGATCGTGCGCGGCGAAGCGGTGAACACGGCAACCACGTACGGCTACGACTCGGTCACGATGATGCAGGAGACCAAGACCACGCTGTGCAACATCGAGCGGGCCTGA
- a CDS encoding DUF3306 domain-containing protein — MTDEPFLSRWSRRKKESRSGAEPPPPAAPAPAEAVVTAPPAAAAEPLPPVESLTPESDFTGFMKPEVDEGLKRRALKTLFQDPHFNVMDGLDVYIDDYSKPDPLPEGWLAKMNQVARLGDYQEPKPEAAGERDPDPTSTPAAELEKPEKPSPEQGLEGDSGGYESDTRSAGTPPPPVSQ, encoded by the coding sequence ATGACGGACGAGCCCTTCCTTTCACGCTGGTCGCGGCGCAAGAAGGAATCGCGCAGCGGCGCGGAGCCCCCGCCGCCCGCCGCGCCCGCGCCTGCGGAGGCCGTCGTTACCGCCCCGCCCGCGGCCGCGGCCGAACCGCTGCCTCCGGTCGAATCGCTCACGCCCGAATCCGACTTCACCGGCTTCATGAAGCCCGAGGTCGACGAGGGGCTGAAGCGCAGGGCCCTCAAGACGCTGTTCCAGGACCCCCATTTCAACGTGATGGACGGGCTCGATGTCTACATCGACGACTACTCGAAACCCGACCCGCTGCCTGAAGGCTGGCTTGCAAAGATGAATCAGGTGGCCCGCCTGGGCGACTACCAGGAGCCCAAGCCGGAGGCTGCGGGAGAGCGCGACCCAGATCCCACTTCCACACCTGCAGCAGAGCTCGAAAAACCCGAAAAACCCTCTCCCGAACAGGGGCTTGAGGGTGACTCCGGGGGATATGAATCCGATACCCGGAGTGCCGGAACCCCACCACCCCCGGTGAGCCAATAA